A region from the Kineothrix sp. IPX-CK genome encodes:
- a CDS encoding HDIG domain-containing metalloprotein — protein sequence MGNELFNTITEYLILSEKPSDYLNRLFNSEDFKQWPFSMLRRLKDTEQSKIHHPEGNVWNHTMLVLDEAAAVRENSSDPKAFMWAVLLHDIGKPDTTRIKGEKITAYNHDSVGADLSKEFLEAVTSEQDFIVKVCMLVKYHMHMLYILKDLPFSDKKGLISSVDINDIALLGYCDRLGREAANRNKVMEEYRRFYSMLETMENE from the coding sequence ATGGGAAATGAATTATTTAATACCATAACAGAATACTTAATACTTAGCGAAAAACCTTCTGATTATCTAAACCGGTTATTTAATTCAGAGGATTTCAAGCAATGGCCCTTTTCCATGTTAAGGAGGTTAAAGGACACTGAACAATCAAAAATCCACCATCCCGAGGGAAATGTCTGGAATCATACGATGCTGGTATTGGATGAAGCTGCCGCAGTGAGAGAAAACAGCAGTGATCCAAAGGCATTCATGTGGGCAGTCTTGCTGCATGATATAGGGAAACCAGATACCACCAGAATAAAAGGGGAAAAGATTACTGCCTACAATCACGATAGCGTAGGAGCTGACTTATCAAAAGAATTTCTGGAGGCGGTTACATCTGAACAAGATTTCATTGTAAAGGTATGTATGTTGGTTAAATATCACATGCATATGCTTTATATTTTAAAAGACCTCCCGTTTAGTGATAAAAAGGGGTTGATTTCAAGCGTTGATATTAATGATATAGCATTATTAGGGTATTGTGACCGATTAGGCCGGGAGGCTGCTAACCGTAATAAGGTTATGGAGGAATATCGGAGATTTTATTCTATGCTGGAAACTATGGAGAATGAATAA
- a CDS encoding YbhB/YbcL family Raf kinase inhibitor-like protein encodes MKTLRIKSNAFNDGMWIPVKYSARGEDLSPDFEISGIAPNAKSIAITFDDASHPIFPNYNHWVIWNIPIREIIPEGIPSGKFVDSLGGAVQGVAYGRNRYKGPKPPLKSIHTYVFTVYILDSKLDLAASCRKRDLIANINGHILQEATLSGKFQSRR; translated from the coding sequence ATGAAAACATTAAGAATCAAGAGTAATGCGTTCAATGACGGTATGTGGATACCTGTTAAGTACTCTGCTCGTGGAGAAGATTTATCTCCAGATTTTGAAATAAGCGGTATTGCTCCGAATGCAAAATCTATTGCAATCACTTTCGATGATGCATCGCATCCGATTTTTCCAAACTATAACCATTGGGTAATATGGAATATTCCCATACGCGAGATTATTCCGGAAGGGATACCTTCTGGTAAATTTGTGGACAGTTTAGGCGGAGCTGTACAGGGAGTTGCCTATGGAAGAAACAGATATAAAGGTCCCAAACCACCGCTTAAGTCTATCCATACATATGTGTTTACTGTTTATATTTTGGACAGCAAGCTAGATTTAGCTGCAAGCTGCAGAAAACGAGATCTTATTGCAAATATCAACGGACATATTTTGCAGGAAGCTACTCTTTCAGGGAAATTTCAAAGCCGTCGTTAA
- a CDS encoding putative immunity protein, giving the protein MNWINEVQNRVNRKNQVLFAKDNEFLADLGALIQEQNHRTMVLWAFEFADETVQKMFEHYPNEKRLESAVLTSKDWASGKVKMPVAKRAILQAHAVAKEIDSLEDIALCHAIGQACGVVHANGHAIGFPIYDLTAIIRHYGIPECKRIVEDRKQQYIKRIYYWREHHKDYLYEWADFMMTD; this is encoded by the coding sequence ATGAATTGGATTAACGAAGTGCAAAACAGGGTTAACAGAAAAAATCAGGTTCTTTTTGCTAAAGACAATGAATTTTTGGCCGATTTAGGAGCATTGATTCAAGAACAAAATCATCGGACAATGGTCTTATGGGCGTTTGAATTTGCCGATGAAACTGTTCAGAAGATGTTTGAACATTATCCAAACGAAAAGCGACTCGAATCTGCTGTGCTGACCTCAAAAGACTGGGCTTCCGGTAAAGTAAAAATGCCCGTGGCGAAGCGTGCGATTTTGCAGGCTCACGCAGTGGCAAAGGAAATAGACTCTCTTGAAGATATAGCGTTATGCCATGCCATTGGACAAGCCTGCGGCGTAGTTCATGCAAATGGACATGCTATTGGATTTCCAATCTATGATTTAACAGCGATAATTAGACACTATGGCATACCAGAATGCAAGCGGATTGTTGAGGACCGTAAGCAACAATATATTAAGCGAATATATTATTGGCGAGAGCACCATAAAGATTATCTGTATGAATGGGCAGATTTTATGATGACAGATTGA